One segment of Streptomyces sp. NBC_01463 DNA contains the following:
- a CDS encoding sugar O-acetyltransferase — MTDHFAGDPRTNHERMLAGDLYIADDPAIVEAQRRAVRLAARYLAAYTEDPDAAQPVVAELLGGLGAGAHIRPPLYVDYGSYLTVGEDTFINYNLTALDVAPITIGRDCQIGPNVQLLTPTHPVEPEPRRDKLEAARPITIGDNVWLGGGAIVLAGVTIGDNSVIGAGAVVTKDVPANVVAVGNPARAIRSI; from the coding sequence ATGACGGACCACTTCGCGGGAGACCCGCGTACGAACCATGAGCGGATGCTCGCCGGGGACCTCTACATCGCCGACGACCCCGCCATCGTGGAGGCCCAGCGGCGGGCGGTACGGCTGGCCGCCCGGTATCTGGCGGCCTACACCGAGGACCCCGACGCCGCACAGCCCGTCGTCGCCGAGTTGCTCGGCGGACTGGGCGCCGGTGCGCACATCCGGCCGCCGCTGTACGTGGACTACGGCTCGTACCTCACGGTCGGCGAGGACACGTTCATCAACTACAACCTCACCGCGCTGGACGTCGCCCCGATCACCATCGGCCGCGACTGCCAGATCGGGCCGAACGTCCAACTGCTCACACCCACCCATCCGGTGGAGCCGGAGCCGCGCCGGGACAAGCTGGAGGCGGCCCGGCCGATCACGATCGGCGACAATGTCTGGCTGGGCGGCGGCGCGATCGTGCTGGCCGGGGTGACCATCGGGGACAACAGCGTCATCGGCGCGGGAGCCGTCGTGACCAAGGACGTCCCCGCCAACGTGGTCGCCGTGGGCAATCCGGCCCGGGCGATCCGCTCGATCTAG
- a CDS encoding response regulator transcription factor, whose amino-acid sequence MSPSHSPVRVLLADDQPLVRTALRMVMADTADLDVVGEAGTGDEAVRMTAELSPDVVVMDIRMPGMDGIEATGHITTGSGTAHVLVLTTFDDDEYVYGALRAGAAGFLVKDMALDDILAAVRVVAAGDALIAPGVTRRLIKEFAGRPGSSSPQRPPAALTGITDREREVLVLVGSGLSNTEIAERLFISVATAKTYLTRLLAKLGARDRVQLVILAYEAGLVSATR is encoded by the coding sequence ATGTCACCCTCGCACTCCCCGGTCCGCGTCCTGCTCGCCGACGACCAGCCGCTGGTGCGTACCGCCCTGCGCATGGTCATGGCCGACACCGCCGACCTCGACGTCGTCGGCGAGGCCGGAACGGGCGACGAGGCCGTCAGAATGACCGCCGAACTCTCCCCCGACGTCGTCGTGATGGACATCCGGATGCCGGGCATGGACGGTATCGAGGCCACCGGGCACATCACCACGGGCTCCGGCACGGCCCATGTGCTGGTCCTGACGACATTCGACGACGACGAGTACGTCTACGGAGCCCTGCGCGCCGGTGCGGCCGGCTTCCTGGTCAAGGACATGGCACTGGACGACATCCTGGCGGCGGTACGGGTGGTGGCGGCCGGGGACGCCCTGATCGCGCCGGGCGTCACCCGGCGGCTGATCAAGGAGTTCGCGGGCCGCCCCGGCTCGTCGTCCCCGCAGCGCCCGCCCGCCGCGCTCACGGGGATCACCGACCGGGAGCGCGAGGTGCTCGTTCTGGTCGGCAGCGGGCTGTCCAACACGGAGATCGCCGAGCGGCTCTTCATCAGTGTCGCCACGGCCAAGACCTATCTGACCCGGCTGCTCGCCAAACTCGGCGCCCGGGACCGGGTGCAGCTCGTCATCCTCGCGTACGAGGCGGGGCTGGTGTCGGCCACACGGTGA
- a CDS encoding MFS transporter, whose product MDAATRRRRTALFLFMLAAGAGMASWVARTPAVRDGLDVSTGAMGLVLFGLSTGSMAGVTASGPLVRRYGGRTAITVGAALIVTGLLVVAAGTGLALAGGVFCGLALFGGGMGLAEVAFNIEGADVERVIGRPVLPVLHGCFSLGTVVGALLGMAMTALAFPVGWHLTAVSVLVAVAAVVAVRAIPHGTGKEAAGTSGPGGWRGQLTVWRDRRLVLIGVIVLAMAFAEGAANDWLPLLMVDGYEVSATAGSLTFLVFASSMTLGRFAGGPLLERFGPVRVVRISAVVAALGLAVVIVSPSPAMAGAATVLWGLGASLGFPVTVSAAGDHPHHAAARVGAVSTAGYVAFLVGPPALGFLADHIGLRLTMTVVLALLIVASTLAGALARVPHADADAEPDARDDAEPGAAPVTP is encoded by the coding sequence ATGGATGCCGCAACACGCCGCCGGCGTACCGCCCTGTTCCTCTTCATGCTCGCCGCCGGGGCCGGCATGGCCTCATGGGTGGCGCGCACCCCGGCCGTCCGGGACGGACTCGACGTGTCCACCGGCGCGATGGGTCTGGTGCTCTTCGGCCTGTCCACCGGTTCGATGGCCGGCGTGACCGCCTCCGGCCCGCTCGTACGCCGTTACGGAGGCCGGACCGCGATCACCGTCGGCGCGGCGCTGATCGTCACCGGGCTGCTGGTCGTCGCGGCGGGCACCGGCCTGGCGCTTGCGGGCGGGGTCTTCTGCGGACTGGCCCTGTTCGGCGGCGGGATGGGTCTCGCCGAGGTCGCGTTCAACATCGAGGGCGCCGACGTGGAGCGGGTCATCGGCCGTCCCGTACTGCCGGTGCTGCACGGCTGCTTCAGCCTCGGCACCGTCGTCGGAGCACTGCTCGGCATGGCGATGACCGCGCTCGCGTTCCCTGTCGGATGGCATCTGACGGCCGTCTCGGTGCTCGTGGCCGTCGCCGCGGTCGTGGCCGTGCGCGCGATTCCGCACGGCACGGGCAAGGAGGCGGCCGGGACCTCCGGACCGGGCGGGTGGCGGGGTCAGCTGACGGTGTGGCGGGACCGGCGCCTCGTCCTCATCGGGGTGATCGTGCTCGCCATGGCCTTCGCGGAGGGCGCCGCCAACGACTGGCTGCCGCTGCTCATGGTGGACGGCTACGAGGTGAGCGCCACCGCCGGTTCGCTGACCTTCCTGGTCTTCGCGTCCTCGATGACGCTCGGCCGCTTCGCCGGCGGCCCCCTCCTGGAGCGCTTCGGCCCCGTCCGGGTCGTCCGGATCAGCGCGGTCGTCGCCGCGCTGGGCCTGGCGGTGGTGATCGTCTCGCCGAGCCCGGCGATGGCGGGCGCGGCCACGGTGCTGTGGGGGCTGGGCGCCTCGCTCGGGTTCCCGGTCACCGTGTCCGCCGCGGGCGACCACCCGCACCACGCGGCGGCACGGGTCGGCGCGGTCTCCACCGCGGGCTATGTCGCCTTCCTCGTCGGCCCGCCCGCGCTCGGCTTCCTCGCCGACCACATCGGACTCCGCCTCACGATGACCGTCGTCCTCGCCCTGCTGATCGTCGCCTCCACCCTGGCCGGGGCGCTCGCGCGCGTCCCGCACGCCG
- a CDS encoding alpha-amylase family protein, with product MKSRAARATLAGLLAAAGVTAFAPWTSQATPPGEKTVTATLFEWKYDAVARACTDSLGPAGYGYVEVSPASEHIQGDQWWTSYQPVSYKIAGRLGDRDAFAAMVDSCHSAGVKVVADAVINHMSSGSGTGTGGTAYTKYDYPGYFQDQDFHACRKDISNYGDRNDVQTCELVGLADLDTGSDAVRTTIAAYLSDLRTLGVDGFRIDAAKHMAADDIAAIKGKMSDPGFWVTEVIHGGGEAVQPEEYTGVGDVDEFRYGGHLKSAFQGGSLAGLKSVADGKLASGSARTFVDNWDTERNGSTLTYKDGAAYTLANVFMLASPYGSPNVFSGYEWSDKDAGPPNGGAAACGSGGWTCTHTQTAVTGMVGFHNATSGAELTDWWDNGSSAIAFGRGDKGFVAINNGDGALQQTFATSLPAGTYCNVAQASPDACEGNTVQVGDDGTVTATVPAKGALALHG from the coding sequence TTGAAGTCCCGCGCCGCTCGCGCGACACTGGCCGGCCTGCTCGCAGCCGCCGGTGTGACCGCCTTCGCCCCCTGGACCTCCCAGGCGACCCCGCCGGGCGAGAAGACCGTGACCGCCACCCTGTTCGAGTGGAAGTACGACGCGGTGGCCCGGGCCTGTACGGACTCGCTGGGTCCGGCCGGCTACGGCTACGTCGAGGTCTCGCCCGCCTCCGAACACATCCAGGGCGACCAGTGGTGGACGTCCTACCAGCCCGTCAGTTACAAGATCGCCGGCCGCCTCGGTGACCGCGATGCCTTCGCCGCGATGGTGGACAGCTGTCACTCCGCCGGGGTGAAGGTCGTCGCCGACGCCGTCATCAACCACATGTCGTCCGGCTCCGGCACCGGAACCGGCGGCACGGCGTACACGAAGTACGACTACCCCGGGTACTTCCAGGACCAGGACTTCCACGCCTGCCGCAAGGACATCAGCAACTACGGCGACCGGAACGACGTCCAGACCTGTGAACTGGTCGGCCTGGCCGACCTCGACACCGGCAGCGACGCCGTCCGCACGACGATCGCCGCCTACCTCTCCGACCTGCGCACCCTGGGCGTGGACGGGTTCCGCATCGACGCCGCCAAGCACATGGCGGCCGACGACATCGCCGCGATCAAGGGCAAGATGTCCGACCCGGGCTTCTGGGTCACCGAGGTGATCCACGGAGGTGGCGAGGCGGTCCAGCCCGAGGAGTACACGGGGGTGGGTGACGTCGACGAGTTCCGTTACGGCGGCCACCTCAAGAGCGCCTTCCAGGGCGGCTCCCTCGCCGGACTGAAGAGCGTCGCCGACGGCAAGCTGGCGAGCGGGAGCGCCCGTACGTTCGTCGACAACTGGGACACCGAGCGCAACGGCTCGACGCTGACGTACAAGGACGGCGCGGCCTACACCCTGGCCAACGTCTTCATGCTCGCCTCGCCCTACGGCTCCCCGAACGTCTTCTCCGGCTACGAGTGGTCGGACAAGGACGCGGGCCCGCCGAACGGCGGCGCGGCCGCCTGCGGCAGCGGTGGCTGGACGTGCACGCACACACAGACGGCGGTCACCGGCATGGTCGGCTTCCACAACGCCACGTCGGGCGCGGAGTTGACGGACTGGTGGGACAACGGCTCGTCGGCCATCGCCTTCGGCCGCGGTGACAAGGGCTTCGTGGCCATCAACAACGGGGACGGCGCGCTTCAGCAGACGTTCGCCACTTCACTCCCGGCGGGCACCTACTGCAACGTGGCCCAGGCCTCGCCCGACGCCTGCGAGGGCAACACGGTGCAGGTCGGCGACGACGGCACGGTCACGGCGACCGTACCGGCCAAGGGCGCGCTGGCCCTGCACGGCTGA
- a CDS encoding coagulation factor 5/8 type domain-containing protein — protein sequence MHVPPTEPPTTPPTGAPTTSRRRRRTRSFGFAAFAVSLLMAVPTAQTAFGEDAQAVEGGGDLGPNVMVFDPSMPDIQAKVDEVFKKQESAQFGDGRYALMFKPGTYDNLNAQIGFYTSIAGLGLNPDDTTFNGDVTVDAGWFNGNATQNFWRSAENLALNPVSGTDRWAVSQAAPFRRMHVKGGLNLAPDGYGWASGGYIADSKIDGQVGPYSQQQWYTRDSSIGSWGNGVWNMTFSGVEGAPAQGFPEPPYTTLENTPVSREKPFLYLDGDDYKVFVPAKRTNARGVSWANGTPQGESIPLDQFYVVKPGATAETINAAVQQGLHLLFTPGVYHVDQTINIDRANTVALGLGLATIIPDNGVTAIKVGDVDGVKLAGLLVDAGPTNSDSLIEVGPEGASASHADNPTSLQDVFVRVGGAGAGKATTGMVVNSNDTIIDHTWLWRADHGEGVGWETNRSDYGLQVNGDNVLATGLFVEHFNKYDVRWSGENGKTIFFQNEKSYDAPNQAAVQNGDTKGFAAYKVDDSVTTHEGWGLGSYCYYNVDPTIIQGHGFEAPVKPGVKFHDLLVVSLGGQGQYEHVINDTGSPTSGTSTVPSQVVSFP from the coding sequence ATGCATGTTCCCCCCACGGAACCCCCGACAACTCCCCCCACGGGAGCCCCCACCACCTCCCGGCGCCGGCGCCGGACCCGCTCGTTCGGGTTCGCCGCGTTCGCCGTTTCGCTGCTGATGGCCGTCCCCACGGCGCAGACCGCCTTCGGCGAGGACGCGCAGGCCGTCGAGGGCGGCGGCGACCTCGGGCCCAATGTCATGGTGTTCGATCCGTCGATGCCGGACATCCAGGCCAAGGTCGACGAGGTGTTCAAGAAGCAGGAGTCGGCGCAGTTCGGTGACGGCCGCTACGCGCTGATGTTCAAGCCGGGCACGTACGACAACCTCAACGCCCAGATCGGGTTCTACACCTCGATCGCCGGGCTCGGGCTGAACCCGGACGACACCACGTTCAACGGTGATGTGACCGTCGACGCGGGCTGGTTCAACGGAAACGCCACGCAGAACTTCTGGCGGTCCGCGGAGAACCTGGCGCTCAACCCCGTGAGCGGCACCGACCGCTGGGCCGTCTCGCAGGCCGCGCCCTTCCGCCGGATGCACGTCAAGGGCGGGCTGAACCTGGCGCCCGACGGGTACGGCTGGGCGAGCGGCGGGTACATCGCCGACAGCAAGATCGACGGCCAGGTCGGGCCGTACTCGCAGCAGCAGTGGTACACCCGGGACAGCTCCATCGGCAGCTGGGGCAACGGCGTCTGGAACATGACGTTCTCCGGTGTCGAGGGCGCCCCCGCCCAGGGCTTCCCCGAGCCGCCCTACACCACGCTGGAGAACACCCCGGTCTCCCGCGAGAAGCCCTTCCTCTACCTGGACGGCGACGACTACAAGGTGTTCGTGCCCGCCAAGCGCACCAACGCGCGCGGCGTTTCCTGGGCCAACGGCACTCCGCAGGGCGAGTCGATCCCGCTCGACCAGTTCTACGTGGTGAAGCCCGGCGCGACCGCGGAGACCATCAACGCGGCCGTGCAGCAGGGCCTGCACCTGCTGTTCACGCCCGGCGTCTACCACGTCGACCAGACGATCAACATCGACCGCGCCAACACCGTGGCACTCGGTCTGGGGCTCGCGACGATCATCCCGGACAACGGGGTCACCGCCATCAAGGTCGGTGACGTGGACGGCGTGAAGCTCGCCGGACTGCTCGTCGACGCCGGTCCCACCAACTCCGACTCGCTGATCGAGGTCGGCCCGGAGGGTGCGTCCGCGAGCCACGCCGACAACCCGACCTCGCTCCAGGACGTGTTCGTCCGGGTCGGCGGCGCCGGTGCCGGCAAGGCCACCACGGGCATGGTCGTCAACAGCAACGACACGATCATCGACCACACCTGGCTGTGGCGCGCCGACCACGGCGAGGGCGTCGGCTGGGAGACCAACCGCTCGGACTACGGCCTCCAGGTCAACGGTGACAACGTCCTGGCGACCGGCCTGTTCGTCGAACACTTCAACAAGTACGACGTGCGGTGGTCCGGCGAGAACGGCAAGACGATCTTCTTCCAGAACGAGAAGTCGTACGACGCCCCGAACCAGGCGGCCGTCCAGAACGGTGACACCAAGGGGTTCGCGGCCTACAAGGTCGACGACTCCGTCACCACCCACGAGGGCTGGGGGCTGGGCAGTTACTGCTACTACAACGTCGACCCGACGATCATTCAGGGCCACGGCTTCGAGGCACCGGTGAAGCCCGGCGTGAAGTTCCACGACCTGCTCGTCGTCTCCCTCGGCGGCCAGGGCCAGTACGAACACGTCATCAACGACACGGGCTCGCCCACCTCGGGGACGTCCACCGTCCCGTCGCAGGTGGTGTCGTTCCCGTAG
- a CDS encoding sensor histidine kinase produces the protein MNEDETSVGVGRPPTSAKQTRIKLMWIGIWLAFMSAPVKDLADGNHTPWATALGVLGLLVFVGAYLVLVFRHTSKALDPFRVRAALAFLGALAVLLSLTFGTPWLVLFVYVSVSVGATLPMRTARWLIPAVTAVLVAIGLTGDHPREIITALVFPALLGGFAMSGVRQMIRTTIQLREARATVAQLAANEERLRLARDLHDLLGHSLSLITLKSELAGRMLPGHPEQAAAQVADIEQVSRQALVDVRSAVTGYRRPTLPGELAGARTALAAAGITAEIPADAPEDLPDGLPEEAEEVLAWALREAVTNVVRHSGAGRCTVTLAPRQTLDGRVLELTVADDGRGAPGVTPGNGLTGMTERLAGVDGTLFTRATNSRTGKGFTTVLSVPLESGLGSRE, from the coding sequence GTGAACGAGGACGAGACGTCCGTGGGCGTCGGGCGCCCGCCCACGAGCGCCAAGCAGACCCGGATCAAGCTGATGTGGATCGGCATCTGGCTGGCCTTCATGAGCGCGCCGGTCAAGGACCTCGCGGACGGCAACCACACCCCGTGGGCGACCGCGCTCGGCGTCCTCGGGCTGCTGGTCTTCGTCGGCGCCTATCTGGTCCTGGTCTTCCGCCACACCTCCAAGGCGCTCGACCCCTTCCGGGTCCGCGCCGCCCTCGCCTTCCTCGGGGCGCTGGCCGTCCTGCTGTCGCTGACGTTCGGCACCCCCTGGCTGGTGCTGTTCGTGTACGTGTCGGTCTCCGTCGGCGCCACCCTCCCGATGCGGACCGCCCGTTGGCTGATCCCCGCCGTCACCGCCGTGCTCGTGGCCATCGGCCTGACCGGCGACCACCCACGGGAGATCATCACGGCCCTGGTCTTCCCCGCGCTCCTCGGCGGCTTCGCGATGTCCGGCGTACGGCAGATGATCCGCACCACGATCCAGCTCCGCGAGGCCCGGGCCACCGTCGCCCAGCTCGCCGCCAACGAGGAACGGCTGCGGCTGGCCCGCGATCTGCACGACCTGCTCGGCCACTCCCTCTCCCTGATCACCCTCAAGAGCGAACTGGCCGGGCGGATGCTCCCCGGCCACCCGGAACAGGCCGCCGCGCAGGTCGCCGACATCGAACAGGTCAGCCGCCAGGCCCTCGTGGACGTACGCAGCGCCGTCACCGGCTACCGCAGGCCGACGCTCCCCGGCGAGCTGGCCGGGGCCAGGACCGCCCTCGCCGCCGCCGGAATCACCGCGGAGATTCCGGCCGATGCCCCCGAGGACCTCCCCGACGGCCTCCCCGAGGAGGCGGAGGAGGTGCTCGCCTGGGCGCTGCGGGAAGCCGTCACCAACGTCGTACGCCACAGCGGCGCGGGCCGCTGCACGGTCACCCTCGCCCCGCGCCAGACCCTCGACGGGCGCGTCCTGGAGCTCACCGTCGCCGACGACGGCCGCGGCGCCCCCGGCGTCACGCCGGGCAACGGCCTCACCGGCATGACCGAGCGCCTCGCCGGCGTCGACGGAACCCTTTTCACCCGGGCCACCAACTCCCGTACGGGCAAAGGCTTCACCACGGTGCTCAGCGTGCCGCTCGAATCCGGCCTAGGATCCAGGGAATGA
- a CDS encoding ABC transporter permease, translating to MNTLIRLEVTRTLRNKKFMFFSVIYPSVIYLLISGTQNTTDKVPHTDLTLQAFFMVSMASFGALTAVLMGNSERIAKEREKGWVRQLRLTALPSRGYILAKIASAAVVTLPCIVVVFLVAASVKHVRVDLWQWFALTGVIWAGSLVFAALGVAIGYLASGDAVRPITMIIYFGLSILGGLWMPSATFPQWIQNISEWLPTHAYAALGQAIEMGGAPHAKDVAILCGYFLLFAGGAAWLYRKDTLKA from the coding sequence GTGAACACGCTCATCAGGCTCGAAGTGACCCGCACCCTGCGGAACAAGAAGTTCATGTTCTTCTCGGTCATCTACCCGTCGGTGATCTACCTGCTGATCTCCGGCACCCAGAACACCACCGACAAGGTCCCGCACACCGATCTGACCCTGCAGGCCTTCTTCATGGTCTCGATGGCCTCGTTCGGCGCGCTGACCGCCGTCCTGATGGGCAACAGCGAGCGCATCGCCAAGGAGCGCGAGAAGGGCTGGGTCCGGCAGCTGCGGCTGACCGCGCTGCCCAGCCGGGGCTACATCCTGGCGAAGATCGCCAGCGCCGCCGTGGTCACCCTGCCCTGCATCGTCGTCGTCTTCCTCGTCGCCGCCTCCGTCAAGCACGTACGCGTCGACCTGTGGCAGTGGTTCGCCCTCACCGGCGTCATCTGGGCCGGCTCGCTGGTCTTCGCCGCGCTCGGGGTCGCCATCGGCTACCTCGCCAGCGGTGACGCGGTCCGCCCCATCACCATGATCATCTACTTCGGGCTCTCGATCCTCGGCGGCCTGTGGATGCCGAGCGCCACCTTCCCGCAGTGGATCCAGAACATCTCCGAGTGGCTGCCCACCCACGCGTACGCTGCTCTCGGCCAGGCCATCGAGATGGGCGGCGCACCGCATGCGAAGGACGTCGCCATCCTCTGCGGCTACTTCCTGCTCTTCGCGGGCGGCGCCGCGTGGCTCTACCGGAAGGACACGTTGAAGGCGTGA
- a CDS encoding TetR family transcriptional regulator, which translates to MATGQNDPERRERIIAAALDLIAEEGVAGTSHRKVAARAGVPLGSMTYHFGGMDELLREAFIRFSSSIVAVFEERLGAATTPDEARAAVADLVHHLSGGNQRELVLTHELYTLAARKPAYRELTREWMRRSRVALEWHFDPATARQLDALIEGLSIHRALETEPHDRALTVEAIARITRAPGARS; encoded by the coding sequence GTGGCGACCGGACAGAACGACCCCGAGCGGCGGGAGCGCATCATCGCCGCCGCGCTCGACCTGATCGCGGAGGAAGGGGTCGCCGGGACCTCGCACCGCAAGGTCGCCGCGCGTGCCGGTGTGCCGCTCGGCTCGATGACGTACCACTTCGGCGGGATGGACGAGTTGCTGCGGGAGGCGTTCATCCGCTTCTCCAGCAGCATCGTCGCCGTCTTCGAGGAGCGTCTCGGCGCCGCGACCACGCCCGACGAGGCGCGGGCGGCGGTCGCCGATCTGGTCCACCACCTGTCCGGCGGCAACCAGCGCGAGCTCGTCCTCACCCACGAGCTGTACACCCTCGCCGCCCGCAAGCCCGCCTACCGCGAGCTGACCCGGGAGTGGATGCGCCGCAGCCGCGTCGCGCTGGAGTGGCACTTCGACCCGGCGACCGCCCGCCAGCTCGACGCGCTGATCGAGGGCCTGTCCATCCACCGCGCGCTGGAGACCGAACCCCACGACCGGGCCCTGACCGTCGAGGCGATCGCCCGCATCACCCGGGCTCCCGGGGCACGTTCCTGA
- a CDS encoding L,D-transpeptidase, with protein MGRGKGGIGVALLVSAVLAGTSACGGHASDDSDSGSAKGGASAPASASAHPSPTHPSGPPMLLDSIAPLDKATVGVAMPISVVFTNPVATSAHKNIEKHLKVSASVPTTGAWHWMGDKRVDWRPEKYWKSGTKVRLDADLKYVSNGSGRYGTHPYTHSFTIGDDVRADASVTGHTMKVTRNGAPVRTLSINAGSAQYPTWNGTMAVIDKQEKVHMTSCSVGISCNKGDANYYDLTLPWDIHLTQSGTYVHFSTGDTNPGSGSALGSHGCVHLSLADAKWFYGQVKQGDPITVTGSPRAKASADNGYASFNLSWSQWLAGSANGGQTTATL; from the coding sequence ATGGGGCGGGGCAAGGGCGGTATAGGGGTCGCGTTGCTGGTGAGTGCGGTACTCGCGGGGACGAGCGCGTGCGGTGGTCACGCGTCGGACGACTCCGACAGCGGGAGCGCGAAGGGCGGCGCATCCGCCCCGGCATCCGCGAGCGCGCATCCGTCACCCACGCACCCCTCGGGCCCGCCGATGCTGCTGGACTCGATCGCCCCGCTGGACAAGGCGACGGTCGGCGTCGCCATGCCGATCTCCGTGGTGTTCACCAACCCGGTGGCCACCTCGGCGCACAAGAACATCGAGAAGCACCTCAAGGTCTCCGCCTCGGTCCCCACCACCGGTGCCTGGCACTGGATGGGCGACAAGCGGGTCGACTGGCGTCCGGAGAAGTACTGGAAGTCCGGCACCAAGGTGCGGCTCGACGCCGACCTGAAGTACGTCTCCAACGGCAGCGGCCGCTACGGCACCCACCCCTATACCCACTCCTTCACCATCGGTGACGACGTCCGGGCCGACGCCTCGGTCACGGGTCACACGATGAAGGTCACCCGCAACGGGGCTCCGGTGCGGACGCTCTCCATCAACGCGGGCAGCGCCCAGTACCCCACCTGGAACGGCACGATGGCGGTGATCGACAAGCAGGAGAAGGTCCACATGACCTCCTGCAGCGTCGGCATCAGCTGCAACAAGGGCGACGCGAACTACTACGACCTGACCCTGCCCTGGGACATCCACCTGACCCAGTCGGGAACCTACGTCCACTTCTCCACCGGCGACACCAACCCGGGCAGCGGCAGCGCCCTCGGCTCGCACGGCTGCGTCCACCTCTCGCTCGCCGACGCGAAGTGGTTCTACGGCCAGGTCAAGCAGGGCGACCCCATCACGGTCACCGGCTCCCCGCGCGCCAAGGCATCCGCCGACAACGGCTACGCCTCGTTCAACCTGTCGTGGTCGCAGTGGCTGGCCGGAAGCGCGAACGGCGGACAGACCACGGCCACCCTCTGA
- a CDS encoding response regulator transcription factor has translation MSMIRLLLAEDQSMVREALAALLGLEPDIEVVAQVARGDEVLAAAREHGIDVALLDIEMPGMTGIEATAELRRALPDVKVVVVTTFGRPGYLRRAMESGADAFLVKDAPASQLAEAVRKVLAGERVIDPGLAAAALADGASPLTERERDVLRTAADGSTNAEIAAELHLSQGTVRNYLSMAIQKMAARNRAEAVRMAREKGWL, from the coding sequence ATGAGCATGATCAGACTCCTCCTCGCCGAGGACCAGTCCATGGTGCGCGAGGCCCTCGCGGCGCTCCTCGGCCTGGAACCCGACATCGAGGTGGTCGCCCAGGTCGCCCGCGGTGACGAAGTGCTGGCCGCGGCCAGGGAACACGGCATCGACGTGGCCCTGCTGGACATCGAGATGCCGGGCATGACGGGCATCGAGGCGACGGCGGAACTGCGCCGGGCGCTCCCGGACGTCAAGGTCGTCGTCGTCACCACCTTCGGCCGCCCCGGATATCTGCGCCGCGCGATGGAGTCGGGGGCGGACGCCTTCCTGGTGAAGGACGCACCGGCGTCCCAACTCGCGGAAGCGGTACGCAAGGTGCTGGCCGGGGAGCGCGTCATCGACCCCGGCCTCGCGGCCGCCGCCCTCGCCGACGGCGCCAGTCCGCTGACCGAACGGGAGCGCGATGTGCTGCGCACCGCCGCGGACGGCTCGACCAACGCGGAGATCGCCGCGGAGCTGCACCTGTCCCAGGGCACCGTCCGCAACTACCTCTCCATGGCGATCCAGAAGATGGCGGCGCGCAACCGCGCGGAGGCGGTCCGGATGGCGCGGGAGAAGGGCTGGCTGTAG
- a CDS encoding ABC transporter ATP-binding protein, translating into MTTTATGVTTAKTAVVSFDQVSKAYGDVRAVDGLTLDLHPGETVALLGPNGAGKSSTLDLLLGLRTADSGTVRLFGSTPQAAIAAGRVGAMLQSGGLMEDVTVGELVGLACDLHPSSYPVSDVLARAGIASIADRMVNKLSGGQEQRVRFALATAGANDLIVLDEPTTGMDVTARQAFWATMREQADQGRTVLFATHYLEEADAIADRVLVLHKGRLLADGSAAEIKAMAGARRIAFELEGPIDEGALRALPFLSTLDITGRRVRIQSHNADATVHAVYGLGLYPRELEVAGLGLEQAFVAITEAEEARTK; encoded by the coding sequence ATGACAACGACAGCCACCGGAGTCACCACGGCGAAGACCGCCGTGGTCAGCTTCGACCAGGTCAGCAAGGCCTACGGAGACGTACGCGCGGTCGACGGGCTCACCCTCGACCTGCACCCCGGCGAGACCGTGGCGCTCCTCGGCCCCAACGGCGCCGGCAAGTCCTCCACCCTCGACCTCCTCCTCGGCCTGCGCACCGCCGACTCCGGAACCGTCCGCCTCTTCGGCTCGACCCCGCAGGCGGCCATCGCCGCCGGCCGCGTCGGCGCCATGCTGCAGTCCGGCGGCCTGATGGAGGACGTCACCGTCGGGGAACTGGTCGGGCTCGCCTGCGATCTGCACCCCAGCTCCTACCCGGTCAGCGATGTGCTGGCCCGGGCCGGTATCGCGTCGATCGCCGACCGCATGGTCAACAAGCTCTCCGGCGGCCAGGAGCAGCGCGTGCGGTTCGCGCTCGCCACCGCCGGGGCCAACGACCTGATCGTGCTCGACGAGCCGACCACCGGGATGGACGTCACCGCCCGCCAGGCCTTCTGGGCCACCATGCGCGAGCAGGCCGACCAGGGCCGTACCGTCCTGTTCGCCACCCACTACCTCGAAGAGGCCGACGCGATCGCCGACCGCGTCCTGGTCCTGCACAAGGGCCGGCTCCTCGCCGACGGAAGCGCTGCCGAGATCAAGGCCATGGCGGGCGCCCGCCGGATCGCGTTCGAGCTGGAGGGCCCGATCGACGAAGGGGCCCTGCGCGCCCTGCCGTTCCTCTCCACGCTCGACATCACCGGCCGGCGGGTCCGTATCCAGTCGCACAACGCCGACGCGACCGTCCACGCCGTCTACGGCCTGGGCCTCTACCCGCGCGAGCTCGAAGTCGCCGGACTCGGCCTGGAGCAGGCCTTCGTCGCCATCACCGAGGCCGAGGAGGCCAGGACCAAGTGA